One Falco naumanni isolate bFalNau1 chromosome 15, bFalNau1.pat, whole genome shotgun sequence DNA segment encodes these proteins:
- the HSBP1 gene encoding heat shock factor-binding protein 1 — MAETDPKTVQDLTAVVQTLLQQMQDKFQTMSDQIIGRIDDMSCRIDDLEKNIADLMTQAGVEELEGENKTPAANKS, encoded by the exons ATGGCTGAGACCGACCCGAAGACCGTGCAGGATCTCACCGCCGTG gTGCAGACATTGCTTCAGCAAATGCAGGACAAATTTCAAACCATGTCTGACCAAATAATTGGaagaa TTGATGACATGAGCTGTCGCATAGACGACCTGGAGAAGAACATAGCAGACCTCATGACACAAGCAGGAGTGGAAGAATTGGAAGGCGAGAACAAGACCCCTGCTGCTAACAAGAGTTAA